From the genome of Bacteroidia bacterium:
TGAACCGGAATTTATCGAAGCCGGCGAAAACATGATAGTATTCCGCGAACCCATTGACTCTACTTTTTTTGAACCAAACGTCATTGTTTCCAAAAAACATCCTTGCATTATGCCCGATACTCCTCAAAAGTACGGCGTAGATACCAATAATTTAACAACAGATGTGCGTCAAGCAAGGAATGTAGTGAAACCGTGGAGTGAGGTTAAAAACACTAAGCATCCGCTCCAAAACGCAGATAAGGACTTTAAATTTATTTTCCATACACCTAAATTTAGACATGGTGTGCATACAATGCCGGTAGATACCGATATTATCGCAGTTTGGTTCGGCCCATTTGGAGATATGCACCGCCAAGATAAGCGGAAACCGTATGTTACTGAGTTATATGTGGACATTAACCCATTGGATGCCAAAGAGTTAGGTGTAGAAGACGGAGATTATGTTTGGATAGATGCAGATCCTTCGGATAGGCCATTTCGAGGCTGGCAGCAGAAAAAAGATAGCCCTGAATATGAGCTATCCCGCTTAAAAGCTCGTGCCCGCTACTACCCCGGAACCCCAAGAGGCATTACCAGAATGTGGCATAACGCATACGGATCAACCTACGGCTCTGTAAAAGGTGCTAAAGAAAACGAAAGCGGTATTGCCAAAAACCCAAAAACCCATTATCAATCTCTTTTCCGTAGCGGCTCCCACCAAAGTTGTACCCGTGCTTGGCTCAAACCTACACTCTTAACGGATTCTCTCGTTCGTAAAAATAACTTTGGGCAAGGAATCGGTAAAGGCTTTGAAATTGACGTTCACGGTGCTACCGGAAACCCACGCGAATCTTTTGTAAAAATAACCTTAGCTGAAAGAGGCGGATTAAACGCAGAAGGACTATGGGAAGGCGCAACCGAAGGAATGAGACCTACCTATGAAGATAACGACTTTAAAAATTACCTCAAAGGCGGATTCGTGAAAAAATAACTTGAAAATTACTAACAACTAAATCTGAAAACAAATGGCAACAGTTAATAATTGGCAGCTTAAACGAGAAATGGAGTATCCATACGAAGAAGCTAAGCCTAAAAAACAAATTACATATATTTTTGATACAAATAAATGTATCGCCTGTCAAACTTGCACCGTAGCTTGTAAAACCACTTGGACTTCAGGGCGCGGTGAAGAAACAATGTTCTTTAACAATGTTGAAACGAAACCTTACGGAAGCTATCCGCGTAAATGGGACGTTAAAACTTTGAAACTCACAGAGCAGCAATGGGATAATGCAGGCGTTTTTAAAGGTAATACCATCTTTGAAAACACTGCTCCCGGAGAACGTGTACACGGCTTTCGCCCAGATGAAAGGAGTTACGCTTACCCAAACATCGGAGAAGATGAAGTTATCGGAACAATGGAAAAGGGCGCGTTCTTCAATGGTGTACATAATGTCTGGATGTTCTATTTAGCCAGAATTTGTAATCATTGCTCGTACCCTGCTTGTTTAGCAGCTTGCCCCAGAAAAGCTATCTACAAACGCGAAGAAGACGGGATTGTGCTGATAGACCAATCTCGTTGCAGAGGCTACAAAGAATGTGTTAAGGCTTGCCCATACAAAAAAACATTTTTTAATATGGTAACTCGTGTATCAGAAAAGTGTATTGGATGCTATCCCTTGATAGAAAAAGGTGAGCAGCCACGCTGCGTAACTACTTGTATCGGCAAAATCAGATTACAAGGATTTATGGAGGACGCTAAGGAACCCAGAAAAGATAATCCGATAGATATGATTGTGCGGATAAAAAAAGTAGCTTTGCCGTTGTATCCACAATTTGGGACCCAACCCAATGTTTATTACATCCCACCGGTTCATGTACCCAAAGATTTTCTATTTCAGATGTTTGGCCCGGGTGTAGAAAAAGCTGTAGAAACATATCGTAACATGAAAGATGATAAAGAACTTTTAGCAGCGTTCTTACTGTTTGGAAACAGTAGCAAAATCACTCACTCTTACAAAGCAGAAGCCAATCATGCCGTAGGTTACGACGCTGCCGGAAATGAAATCATTAGAGTTCCTTATACAGAACCTGTATTCACACGCCCGCACTGGGATGAAAGTTTACAAACATTCCGCCATAACAATCCGTAATTCAAAAAGTATTATTTTTAAAACCAAAATTAAAATTACCGAACTATGAAAAAAATCATTCTAATCAGCACAATATTATGTATGGGTTCACTCTACGTTACTGCTCAAAATGCAGCCCAAGGAGAAAAAGCCTTTAAGTCAATTTGTGCAGCCTGCCATAGTGTAGGAAAAGGTAAAGTAGTTGGGCCAGATTTATCCGGCGTAACAGATAGAAGAACAGAAACTTGGCTGTTGAGTTTCATTAAATCATCACAAACAATGGTAAAAAAAGGAGACCCCGTTGCTGTGAAACTATTTAATGATTACAATAAAATTCAGATGCCAGACCAAAATATGACCGATCCACAGATTAAAGATATTTTGGCTTACGTCAAGAGTTTATCACCCAAAACCACAGCACCTGCAAGTGCTCCCCCCAAAAAGTAACCTGCTTTAAATAACTTTTAATATATTCAAAATGAAGAAGTTCATTGTAATAGCTATGCTAATTGGGTTTGTTATGCCTAAGCTAACAGCTCAAAATGCAGCAAAAGGAGAAAATACATTCAAAGGGATTTGCGGTGCTTGCCACACAGTTGGAAAAGGTAAACTGGTTGGCCCGGATTTGTCCGGCGTAAATGAACGCAGAACACAAACTTGGTTGTTGAGTTTTATCAAATCATCACAATCTATGGTAAAAAAAGGAGA
Proteins encoded in this window:
- a CDS encoding dehydrogenase, with translation MATVNNWQLKREMEYPYEEAKPKKQITYIFDTNKCIACQTCTVACKTTWTSGRGEETMFFNNVETKPYGSYPRKWDVKTLKLTEQQWDNAGVFKGNTIFENTAPGERVHGFRPDERSYAYPNIGEDEVIGTMEKGAFFNGVHNVWMFYLARICNHCSYPACLAACPRKAIYKREEDGIVLIDQSRCRGYKECVKACPYKKTFFNMVTRVSEKCIGCYPLIEKGEQPRCVTTCIGKIRLQGFMEDAKEPRKDNPIDMIVRIKKVALPLYPQFGTQPNVYYIPPVHVPKDFLFQMFGPGVEKAVETYRNMKDDKELLAAFLLFGNSSKITHSYKAEANHAVGYDAAGNEIIRVPYTEPVFTRPHWDESLQTFRHNNP
- a CDS encoding cytochrome c, translated to MKKIILISTILCMGSLYVTAQNAAQGEKAFKSICAACHSVGKGKVVGPDLSGVTDRRTETWLLSFIKSSQTMVKKGDPVAVKLFNDYNKIQMPDQNMTDPQIKDILAYVKSLSPKTTAPASAPPKK